One stretch of Lysobacter sp. TY2-98 DNA includes these proteins:
- a CDS encoding NAD(P)H-quinone oxidoreductase: MSLPATMTAIAVRDGAGPAEALHAVIVDRPEPGPGQLLVRVRAAGVNRPDILQREGRYPPPPGAPSTLGLEIAGEVVRGAGRWKEGERVCALLGGGGYAQYAVVDARHALPIPDDLDFVHAAAIPETAFTVYANVFEHGALKAGETLLVHGATSGIGVMAIGMAKAAGARVIATARGADKAAAARELGADIAVDTTHEDFGAIAKANGGVDVALDMVGAPYFATTLDALNTGGRIVYIASQGGDMLEVPVWALMRKRAVLTGSTLRPRDADEKARLAAEVERVVWPWIESGRVRVVVDRTFPLAEAAQAHAWLESGRHTGKIVLVT; encoded by the coding sequence ATGAGCCTGCCCGCCACCATGACCGCCATCGCCGTGCGCGACGGCGCCGGCCCCGCCGAAGCACTGCACGCGGTGATCGTCGACCGGCCCGAACCGGGCCCGGGCCAACTGCTCGTGCGCGTGCGGGCGGCGGGCGTGAACCGGCCCGACATCCTGCAGCGCGAGGGTCGTTATCCGCCGCCGCCTGGCGCACCGTCGACGCTCGGTCTCGAAATTGCGGGCGAGGTGGTACGCGGCGCCGGTCGATGGAAAGAGGGTGAGCGAGTCTGCGCGCTGCTGGGGGGCGGCGGATACGCCCAGTACGCGGTCGTCGACGCACGCCATGCGCTGCCGATCCCGGACGATCTCGATTTCGTGCACGCCGCTGCCATTCCCGAAACCGCGTTCACCGTCTACGCGAACGTGTTCGAACATGGCGCGCTGAAAGCCGGCGAGACGCTGCTCGTGCACGGCGCGACGTCGGGCATCGGCGTCATGGCGATCGGCATGGCCAAGGCGGCGGGCGCGCGCGTGATCGCGACGGCACGCGGCGCAGACAAGGCAGCCGCGGCGCGCGAACTCGGTGCGGATATCGCCGTCGACACCACGCACGAGGACTTCGGCGCGATCGCGAAGGCGAACGGCGGCGTCGACGTCGCACTCGACATGGTCGGCGCGCCGTATTTCGCGACGACGCTCGATGCGCTCAATACCGGCGGCCGCATCGTCTACATCGCCTCGCAGGGCGGCGACATGCTCGAGGTGCCGGTGTGGGCACTGATGCGAAAACGTGCCGTGCTCACAGGTTCGACGCTGCGCCCGCGCGATGCCGATGAGAAGGCCCGTCTGGCCGCCGAGGTTGAGCGCGTCGTGTGGCCGTGGATCGAGTCAGGCCGCGTTCGCGTCGTCGTCGATCGCACCTTCCCGCTGGCCGAAGCCGCCCAGGCACACGCCTGGCTGGAGTCCGGCCGGCACACTGGCAAGATCGTGCTGGTGACGTAG
- a CDS encoding diguanylate cyclase, producing MSRASLRRQLAAGVMLVQAVLMTAFVAHAVWRQQASLRETEARHVHQLATRAALHIAPELARGDRAGIEADARDLIDDAGLVALQIVDGHGRVVWQRGGTPPTTSVPLRSEGRDIGALRVAPDPVPIACALRDTVRDGLLFALVAVALGALLAIALAHMVTRRLYRLLDVADAVREGRHDVRALPSRVHEVGRLVDSFNAMLDALAERKQALARINEELERRVEERTAEMAENAANHRAILEQANDAFIMLDEDGRVVEWNRAARTIFGWSRSQAYGRLFSEMLLAEAHREAFDADLRRFLATGETQWIGRRVEMQALTRDGREIPAEVSMRSRWRGERRYFDAFLRDITERKQLEVSLAMQALHDALTGLPNRRLLLESLPRAMQRADRNGTALGVYFIDLDGFKQVNDTYGHDAGDDLLREFACRIRDSVRAVDMVARLAGDEFVVVAEAFAEPMPNADIVADKLLRVAETPYVIGGAPRRMSSSVGVAVYLPRSGIDANALLARADQAMYASKRSGKGRATVWEPGLAPVAAH from the coding sequence ATGAGTCGCGCCTCGCTGCGCCGCCAGCTCGCGGCGGGCGTCATGCTCGTGCAGGCGGTGCTGATGACGGCCTTCGTCGCGCACGCGGTGTGGCGCCAGCAGGCGTCATTGCGAGAGACCGAGGCGCGCCACGTCCACCAGCTCGCGACGCGCGCCGCGCTGCACATCGCGCCGGAACTCGCGCGGGGCGATCGCGCCGGCATCGAGGCCGATGCCCGCGACCTGATCGACGATGCGGGCCTTGTCGCGCTGCAGATCGTCGATGGTCATGGTCGCGTTGTCTGGCAACGCGGCGGGACGCCGCCGACGACGTCCGTGCCGCTGCGCAGCGAAGGTCGTGATATCGGCGCCTTGCGCGTCGCGCCGGACCCGGTGCCGATCGCCTGTGCGCTGCGCGACACGGTACGCGACGGCCTGCTGTTCGCACTTGTCGCCGTCGCACTCGGCGCGCTGCTGGCGATCGCACTCGCGCACATGGTGACGCGCCGGCTCTACCGCCTGCTCGACGTCGCCGACGCGGTGCGCGAAGGCCGCCACGACGTGCGTGCATTGCCGAGTCGCGTGCATGAGGTCGGCCGACTGGTCGATTCGTTCAACGCCATGCTCGACGCGCTGGCCGAGCGCAAGCAGGCGCTGGCGCGCATCAACGAGGAGCTCGAGCGCCGCGTCGAGGAGCGCACGGCGGAAATGGCGGAGAACGCCGCCAACCACCGCGCCATCCTCGAGCAGGCGAACGACGCGTTCATCATGCTCGATGAGGACGGCCGCGTCGTCGAATGGAACCGCGCCGCACGGACCATCTTCGGCTGGTCGCGCAGCCAGGCCTATGGGCGCCTGTTCTCGGAAATGCTGCTCGCCGAAGCGCATCGCGAGGCCTTCGACGCCGACCTGCGCAGGTTCCTCGCGACCGGCGAGACCCAATGGATCGGCCGTCGTGTCGAGATGCAGGCGCTGACGCGCGACGGCCGCGAGATCCCGGCAGAGGTGTCGATGCGTTCGCGCTGGCGCGGCGAGCGCCGCTACTTCGATGCGTTCCTGCGCGACATCACCGAGCGCAAGCAGCTCGAAGTCTCGCTCGCCATGCAGGCGCTGCATGACGCACTGACCGGCCTGCCGAACCGTCGCCTGCTGCTGGAATCGCTGCCGCGTGCGATGCAACGTGCGGACCGCAACGGCACCGCGCTCGGCGTGTATTTCATCGACCTCGACGGCTTCAAGCAGGTCAACGACACCTATGGGCATGACGCGGGCGACGACCTGCTGCGCGAGTTCGCCTGTCGCATCCGCGATTCGGTGCGCGCGGTCGACATGGTGGCGCGCCTCGCCGGCGACGAATTCGTCGTGGTGGCCGAGGCGTTCGCCGAACCGATGCCGAACGCGGACATCGTCGCCGACAAGCTGCTGCGCGTGGCCGAAACGCCGTACGTGATCGGCGGTGCGCCGCGTCGCATGTCCTCCAGCGTGGGCGTGGCGGTCTACCTGCCGCGCAGCGGTATCGACGCCAACGCGCTGCTCGCACGCGCGGACCAGGCGATGTACGCGTCCAAGCGAAGTGGCAAGGGGCGTGCGACGGTGTGGGAACCCGGGCTCGCGCCCGTCGCCGCGCACTGA
- a CDS encoding YdeI/OmpD-associated family protein — translation MTTTDPRVDAYIANAAPFARPLLERLRRDVHAACSHIDESIRWGRPVFMHQGRLIAGMAAFKQHASFGYWRASEVTGAARNDGMGQFGRLRTLDDLPPAKDIAEQVRRAVTLVDSDAPRPARPRTPRPALEMPEVMRSALAAHPAAKATFDGFPPSQRRDYVEWIVEAKREDTRDRRLAQALEWLAEGKPRHWKHMPR, via the coding sequence ATGACCACCACCGATCCGCGCGTCGACGCCTACATCGCCAACGCTGCGCCGTTCGCGCGGCCGCTGCTCGAACGGCTGCGGCGCGACGTGCACGCGGCCTGCAGCCATATCGATGAATCGATCCGTTGGGGCCGTCCGGTGTTCATGCATCAGGGACGGCTCATCGCCGGCATGGCGGCGTTCAAGCAGCACGCGAGCTTCGGTTACTGGCGCGCCAGCGAGGTTACGGGCGCGGCACGCAACGACGGCATGGGCCAGTTCGGTCGCCTGCGCACGCTCGATGACCTGCCGCCGGCGAAGGACATCGCCGAGCAGGTGCGTCGCGCGGTCACGCTGGTCGACAGCGATGCACCGCGTCCGGCCAGACCGCGCACGCCGCGGCCGGCGCTGGAGATGCCCGAGGTGATGCGCTCGGCGCTCGCGGCGCATCCGGCCGCGAAGGCGACCTTCGACGGCTTTCCTCCGAGTCAGCGCCGCGACTACGTCGAATGGATCGTCGAGGCCAAGCGCGAAGACACCCGTGACCGCCGTCTCGCCCAGGCGCTGGAGTGGCTCGCCGAGGGCAAACCCCGCCACTGGAAGCACATGCCCCGCTGA